The genome window TGCCAGCCGCCCCTGCTCTCCCCGGCCAGCACGGACGGACTCGCCCCGCGGCCCCAGCCCGACCTGTCCTCACTTGTCGGCCGCTCTCgcttcccattccctgcccGCAGCCCCGCGGGTCCTCAGCCAACCTCACATTTCCTCATTGCTAGGAAATGGCGAATTCCCCCCGGGCTGGTTTCAATGGCTCACAGATCCCTCGCCTTTGGCCTCTCCCCAGTTTCTCCTGCTCTGGTTGTAGCGCAGCCCTCGGGAGCAGTGCTTTTTCCCAGGCGCTCAGACTTTGGAATTCTCCGTCTTGGGAGGACATCCCAGCCCTCACATCATGCTGGATTCACCCCTCTGTGCTGACACAACACCGAGCCCTTTctcctttggatgcagcagATTTGGGGGGCCCAGACGTCCTCTGCTCCTCTTCGTCAGGGAATCTCTCACGTCTCCGGAGTGTTGTGTcatggcacagctctgggagctgcaaATCCAGCATCCAGttcctcttctgtttctttgtttcatgtTAAAAAACGCCTTTGTGGTCCCTCACTGCAAACCCCTCTTGGGGTCACTCCAGGTTTCCTGCCTGGGACCACCACACCGAGGTCACTGCTTGTCCCATAAAACAATCCTTGGGTTTGCAGCTTGCTCCGTGCCTGATTCCTGGCTGGAATCCCATCCTTCCCACCGGTGCTGCTCTCTCGGGACCACTTTCACTCTAGGCCTACTCTGTAGTTTCCCTGCTAATCAGCTGTCTCCTTATCTCCAGGTCACACTGAGccagctgccactgctgttGTTCCCCAGCTGGATAATAACAGGAAAGGCTTGCAAAGCCAGACCTGTGTCGGGCTGAGATGTCCCAGAGGGTCTCAGCTCCCCCAGAGCACTCAGCAGCTCCTTGCTGGCACAACCTGGAgtcacccaaaaaacccctgggagcagtgggagctgtgggatgctCTTTGGGGTGAGCCTCCCCCCACAGCACCCCAAACGCTCCTGCAGGTGCATCCCTGGCCTCCAGCCATCTCCCAAGGCTGTTCCCTTCAGGAACCAAGCCTGGCCACCCAGAACCCATTTCCCAGGATCATCAAGATGTTTGGAGCTCTGCTCCAAAGGgtttttcctccccatcccaaGCTTTTCATCCTGCTGCCGCACAGGGTGAGGCAGGGCTGATCTCTGCCTTGCCacgggggaaactgaggcaggaaaGGGCTTCCCACAGCCACCCACAACGCTGCCATGGTTCCCCCCACGAGCCACCCTGGAATTTGGCTTATGGGGATCCATTCTTTGGGATCTACCCAGAGACACCCCGGGGCAGCAAGTTCTGCCCGTGGGTCCCTTCCTCCCCTGCAGGTACAGAGAGAAGCCAGTTTCCTTTTCCATGAGGGAGATCCCAGTCTCCTTTTCCATGAGGGAAATGCCCGTCTCCTTTTCCATGCATATTTCAGTTCGAGCGTTTCCAAATATTTCCGGAGGAGGAGGGTGTGGAGTTTTCACAGGCAAATCAGGAAAACCAAGGTGAGGCAGGAGACGGAGCTGGGAAGGACACAGGCCGGGAGGGTGTTGGTCTGGGATCAGAAAGGCTGCCCTGTAGTTTCTCCTGGCTGAAGTTCCCTCAGCCAGAGTTTGGACTGAAATGAGGATTTCCCACACCCGACAGCAACAAAGAAAATCTCTCCTCCCCCAGAAATTACAGATTACCCTgaatcccatccctgccagtgCTCAGCACCTTTCGTGCCAGGCCATGGGATGCTCAGAGAATAAACTGCTGCTGGTACAGCCACATCTGGGCAGCTGTTGTTCGCCGGAGGGAATCGACACCCCTGAAATGCCACATCAGCTCAGCacttacaaacaaaacaaaactcacaGCTCTGAGAAACCACAGAGGCTTGATCAGATACCCCCGCGACGCCCACCCCGTGGTTTGGGTGGCTCGGGgtgtattttttccctctccaagcTGCTCGAGAAAAGTTTGTGTTGTCGACCATCCAGGCAGCCGCCTACACACATGGCCCTGGCACAGTCGTCCCCCAGGGGGGGAGGAGGCCGGTGACCTTTCAGGTCCCCACCAGCCACACTCTGTTTACGAGCCTGTGACCTTACCAGCCTCAGATCTGCATCTGCAGCGAAtccaggggctggggagggaaggcTCCGTGTTCTGGTGTGTGCCTCAGGCTCCGTGCCCGAGCATCCTTTGTAATCCAGGATGAGGTGACAATGATGGTGATCATCGCCATCATTACAGATgatccctctctccctctgcgGAGTTAAAAGCCTGAAACACAGAGCCGTGCACCGtgtggagctgtgcagagatCCTGAGACACTGAACAGGACGGTGATGAGCGGCTCGTGATGTCCCCCAGCCTTCAAGGCTCAGCTCTGTCCATGCTCAGCTCAGCCCGAGTGAATTTTAGGCAACCAGCAGCCCATCAGCCTCACCACAAGGCACCAAAACTGGGCTCGCGTTCCCCTCCCTGTAAGTACAATTAAGCTGTCGTTAATTGGGTGAAAAACCTAAAAGGTGAGTTCCCCTTTTCGAATCCCGGGGGTCCCTCGAGGACGTGCAGCGTGGCCACAGCACAGCCCGGAGCACCTGCAGGGCTCCCGGCACATGAATCAGAGCCCCGTAGGTCACAAGACCGAGAGGAGGGGGGAGAAGTCACCTGTCAGGTGACAGCACCCAGGGGGACACGGTCCCGGCCCCATGGGACCAGCGGGGTTTTCGGGATGGGGTGTGGCTGCTCTCAGCATCACACAGCCCCCGAGGGAGGATCGGGGTGCGGCCACTGGGAGCTGGGGGCTCACGGGTCCTTGTTGAGGGGACGCTGCCAGCACTTGGGTGGGTGTCACAGGGATTGATCGGGGTGAGACACTGTTAAATAATGTCACTGTTTGTCACCACCCCTGCACAGGCTGCGGTGAGCTGAGGAGGGGATGGGGCAATGCTGGTGTGGGACACTTGGAATTGAGGAGGGATGGCAGCATTTCGTGGAATTCTGGAACGGTTCGGGTgaggagggaccttaaagctcacccagtgccacaggcagggacagctcccactgtcccagagtgctccagcctggccttgggcacttccagggatccaggggcagccacagctcctctgggaattccatcccagcccctcctcaccctcccagcCATGAATTCCTTCCCActatcccacccatccctgccctgtggctgtggaagccattcccagtgtcctgcccctccatccctttgaccccagtccctccccagctctcctggagcccctttaggccctggaaagagctctgagctctccctggatccttcctttctccaggtgaacattccccactctcccagcctggctccagagcagaggggctccagccctgggaacaGCTCCATGACCTCCTCTGCAGCCGTTCCAACAGCTCCACATCCCTCCTGTGCTCCCCAgacccagcactgcaggcagggtctcacctgagcaggtcAGAGGAGAAGATCCATCTGCATGGAATACCGATGATCCAGGTTACTGAAACACCCGGATCAGGATGGGGTTCACATGAGGCAGGTGTGTGggatgacaaaaagaaaaaaaaaaaaaaaaaaaaaagaaacctctcAGCTGCAGactccatccagcctgggctgTAACTCAAACCACCCAGAGCCGTCCCAGGTGAGACTCtgtctgttttttcccctctcctgtcGGGTAAAGAGCTCTGCTCGGGATGCTCCGACCCATTAAGCTGAGCTGTAACTAAGCCAGTCCAAGCCCCGTGCGGCCGTTTCTGCGCCAGTCTAAGTCTGCCTCGGTTTATTTTGGCTTAAGGCCGTTCCCAATTAAGCCGCTGTCAGTGCCTGAGCTGTCCCGCTCTCACCAGCCGGGTTTAGCGGCAGGTCCTCATGACTCAGAAGCTTTAAACCCAACCTAAACCCCACCACGAGGGTTTGGGGTgcacccacagccccagccGCCCCGACCGGGCAGGAAACAGCTGCATTCCCAGCGGGAAGCAGGTGCCACTCGTGTCGGGGGGGGCAGGTGAGCGTTCACACTCCCGTGTCACTGTCACCCTCGGGGGGCAGACGCCCACCCGGGTCGGTGTGAGCCGAGCGTGGGGCTGGCACTCGTGGGGATGCGGAGTTTTCCAgtgcagggaggggagcaggaatTGCCCACGGGACCCTCACCCGTGGGTGCCGATAAGGCTGAGCAAACCTCTGCTATAAATCGGGAAAAGCCGGGTGGCGGTGTTGTTACCGGGCACAATTAAGGGTTGAGGAGGGACGGTTTAATTCTGGGGGGATCCTGCGGGGCCGTGGGAGCCGGACACGCAGCggggctccagcagcaccgCCGGCACTGCGGCTGCGGGCGCGCTCCCACCGTGGGAATGCGGTGACGGGGAAGGACGGGGGGCACGCCTGGGGAACggggggcgggggagggggTGTCAGCGGGACCCCCTCCTCACCCCCGCAGGTCGGGGCGGTTTTGCCCGGGGGGTCGCGGGCTGCGGATCTCCCTCCGCGCCCCGAGCCCGCCCCGCACCTCGGCAGCGCCGGGGGCGCCGGAACCGGCGGCCAAAGAAGGGAGCGGAGGCGGGGCCGGATCCAGGCCTTGTATGGCGCTTCCCCTCGGcctcccgcccgccgccgccccgctcTCACCCCCCCGttccccccgccgccgccgccgccgccgccgccgccgccgcgctccCCCCGGGCCGCGCCAGGGCacgggcggggcgggcgggggatGCACCGGAGAGGGGGAGAGGCTGAGGTTTGGGGGGGCGGTGGGAGGGGTGCAAGGTGGGgtgagagacagagagaaggggtGCAAAACAAGGAGAGTGCCCTGCAAAGGATGGGGGTGATAGGGGTGCAAGGGAAGGAGGGGGGTCTGCGCAGGATGCGGGGCTCTGCACAGGACTGGGGGAATTTGATGGAATTGGGGGTGTCCGTCGATGGAGGGGCACCGCTGCAGCAGTTGGGGTTGCAGTGGTTGGGGGGCTGCAGTGAATGAGCGGCCCTGGAGTGCACGGGGGGCTCTGAAGTGAATGTGGGGAGCCCTGAAGTGAATGTGGGGGGCCCTGAAGTTGATGGAACACACGAGCCCCTCCTCCACCCGCGATCACATACACCCCAAGTCGGGGCTCgctgccccccacccccaaaaacgCTCCCCCCGCCCTGCGCACCGCAGCACCCCCCGCCCACTCCGCCCCCCGGCCCCGAGCGGCTGCCGGCACCGCGCAGCGACAGCGCCCGGGCCTCGCTGCGCCTCCAGAGCCCCCGGTGTGTCCGTGCCCCTCGTTCCCTCCCTCCCGTAGCCCGGATTTCACTCCCATGGCAAAGCCGGCCCTGCAGGAATTGGGTAAGTGGAGCTATTGCAACACAGCATTTTTCCATACATTTGCTATATAACTCGGAGGGTTTTAAAGATAGCATCAGTTGGCACACTTAGCACGAAACCACCTAATTACTGACGCCTTGGAAGTGCCAAACTTTTAAAGGGGGGAGGTGAGGTTAAAATCACAGGCGACCAACAAGTGTTACCTGTTTTTAAAGTATTCCAAGCGCTGCTCTCCACGGGAATCGGGACATGGGGAAGGGGCGTCTCGGGGCAGAGCCATACCCTCCgtcaccactgccaccacacCGAGGGGCTGGAGGCTTCTGCATCGACCCCGCTCTGACCCTCTCCTTCCCACCAAACTCCACTGCCTGGCGCTGTGGCTTTCCCCGCACAGCTCCCATCCCGTTCCTGTGCCAGCCCGGGCTGCGGGATCGGGTTTGTGGCCAGTCCTGGTCTccactggagggaaaaaaaaaaaaaaaaaacctccctgtaagagcctggctctgagcagccccGGGGGTGGCCGCAGGGTCAGGCACGGCGGGGGCGGATTGTCCCCGCGCCCCCGCTGCTTCCCGGAGGGAATGATCCGggctggaagggctggagccGCCGCCTCCTGCCCTCCTCAGAGGGATGGCACCGCTCGGCGCGGGGGATGCAGCGCAGAGGGCGAGACCCCCGGTCCGGTGCGCTGTGCCCGGTGTCCGGTGCACTGTGCCCGGTGGAGGATGCCTGATGCATGCTCGGTACTCTGTACTCGGTGACAAGTGCAGGGTGCCCGGTGCCCCGTGCCCTGCGCAGGGTTCCTGCTGCCCTCTTCCCGGTGCTCGGGGCACGATGCCCGGTACCCCTTTTCCGGTGCAGGATGCCCGGTACCCGGTGCAGGATGCCCGGTGCTCGGTGCAGGAAGCCCGGTATCCCTTATCCGGTGCGGGATGCCCAGGTGCCGGTCCCCACCGCCCCGTGCAGGATCCCCGGTACCGGGCATCCCTTCCCCGGTGCAGCATGCCAGGTGACCGGTCCCCTTTGCCCGGCGTCCTGTGCCCTGTCCCCCTTGCCCGGTGTATCACGCCCCGTTCCCGCTCCCCTTATTCCGGTATCCGCTGCCGGGTCCCGGTGCAGGGTCTCCGGTCTCCCTCTCCCGGTCCCCTGTCCCCCGTCCCCGCTCGCGCCGGCCCCGCTTCCTGCTCTCTCCGACGTTCCATTGTGCGGAGCTTCCATTGTGACGTCTCGGCCTCGGCTCCACTTTGTCTGTCCATATATGGGCAGCTACGTCACGGAGCGCTCCCGCATAAAGGCCCCGCGGAGTCCCCGGCGGAGCAGTCGGGCGGCAGCGAAGGAACCGGCGAGCGGAGCGGGGCCGAGAgcggggggagcggggccgggagccggcgagagagagacagagagagagagaggaggggtTAAatcctccccccccaccccccccccccccagcttcTACAACCACATCTGCCAGCCAGATCGCCCCCTCCCCCTCGAGGAAACACCACCAAGGGACTCACGGAGGACCGCGCCCCCCCCGCGCCCCCTCCTCCGcggccacccccagccccccccccccccctccgcctcctcctcctcctcccccccgccgcccccgccccaaCTTTTCTTCTTGCATGATTTCCCTCGCACGGATTTGCCACTCGGATGTTGTTTCCTCGGGAGCTGAGCTCGGAGCCACGTTGAACCAGCCTTTTCCTCCAGTGCTATGACAGGCAAACTACTGGAGAAGCTGCCGGGGACCATGAACACTTTGATGAACCAATTGCCTGACAATCTGTACCCAGAGGAGATCCCCAACTCTTTGAATATCTTCTCCAGCACCAGCGACTCGGTGGCTCACTACAACCAGATGGCTGCAGgtaaaaaggggaggggggggaaggaaaatggggaataGGCAGGAGCGGCGGGGGGAGCCGGTGGGGCGAGGAGGAGGATGCTGTGGGTAGGGTGTCATGGAGCCTCGGAGggaagagctggggctggggagcgtttcccccccccccccgcacccACCCACCCCTTTCCTCGCCGTGTCTCCGCTCGATCGCTGCAGGGCTCCGCCGAGCGCTGCCGCCGCCGAGCCGCCGCCGCAGGTACGGGGACGGCGGCCGGGCTCCGTGGGGAGGAGAACCCggctggaaaagctggagggGACGAAGGGAAGGCCGGGCACCCCCGTGTCGCGCAGGGGCCGCCCGCCCGCGCCGGGATCTGCGCGGGTGCGGaggcgccgcggacgcgcgtGGCCGTGGCAGCCGCCCCCCCACACCccgcagcggcggcggcggcagcgtGGGCTCCCCGGGACGCGGCGCCGACTTTCCCGGAGCGCGGGGTTGGGGGGAAAACGGGGcggtggtggtggggggggggggggggagagggtggaacaggagagagggaggatCTGGGGGGGCACAGGTGAGCGCCgagggcggcgggggcgggtGCTCCCCGCGTGTCCCCGCTCCCACGCGGAGCCCCGCCAGGctaaacccccccccccccaccctccccatCCCCGTGTTTCTCCTCGCCGGGGCTCGGCGCAGGGAAGGCGGCGAGTTGGTAACGGCGTCGGcggccgcagccccggctccgCAGAGTGCCCAGCGCTGCCGGGGCTGGACGGGGAGGAAGCCTACCTGTAGCCGCAGGTACCTCCTTCCCCCGGCGGCGCGGCGGAGGGGTGTCCCCCCCACCAACCCACCCACCCCGGGCAGCTCCTCGCGGGGGAGGCGCAGGCGGCCCCGCATCGTCGGGACCCCCAGCAGGCAGCGCCGCATACGCGGGGTGGAAGCAGcgaggggaaggggggagagCGGGGCGAGGAGGAACCGGTGCATCCCCGCTCCCCGGAGCATCCCTCGGTACATCCCCGGTGCTCCCCCACCCCCGGGCCCTCCCGGCTCACCCTGCCCCGCTTCTCTCGCACTTTGCAGATAATGTTATGGACATTGGCTTAGCGAACGAAAAGGCCGGTCAGGAATTGTCCTCCTACTCGGGCACTTTTCAACCCGCCCCGGGCAACAAGACTGTCACCTACCTGGGGAAATTCGCTTTCGACTCGCCCTCCAACTGGTGCCAGGACAACATCATCAGCCTGATGAGCGCCGGCATCCTGGGGGTGCCGCCGTCCTCGGGCGCGCTCACCAGCACGCAGAGCTCGGCGGGCAGCATGGGGCCGCCGCAGGGCGAGGTGGACCAGATGTACCCCGCGCTGCCACCCTACTCCTCCTGCAGTGACCTCTACCCAGAGCCCGTCTCCTTCCACGACCCTCAGAGCAACCCTGGCCTCACCTACTCCCCCCAGGATTACCAGGCGGCCAAACCCGCCTTGGACAGCAACCTCTTCCCCATGATCCCAGACTATAACCTCTACCACCACCCCAACGACATGGGCACCATCACGGAGCACAAACCCTTCCAGAGCTTGGACCCCATCCGCGTCAACCCGCCCCCCATAACCCCTCTGGAGACCATCAAGGCCTTCAAGGACAAGCAGATCCACCCGGGTTTCGGGGGGCTGCCGCAGCCGCCCCTCACCCTCAAACCCATCCGACCCCGCAAGTATCCCAACCGGCCCAGCAAGACGCCGCTCCACGAGCGGCCCCACGCCTGCCCGGCCGAGGGTTGTGACCGCCGCTTCTCCCGCTCCGACGAGCTCACCCGCCACCTCCGCATCCACACGGGCCACAAGCCCTTCCAGTGCCGCATCTGCATGCGGAGCTTCAGCCGCAGCGACCACCTCACCACCCACATCCGCACCCACACCGGCGAGAAGCCCTTCGCCTGCGAGTTCTGCGGCCGCAAGTTCGCCCGCTCCGACGAGCGCAAGCGGCACGCCAAGATCCACCTCaagcagaaggagaagaaggcCGAGAAGGGCTCGGGTGGGCAGCCCCCCGCCGCGCCCCCCACCGCCACCGCCACCACCTCGCCCCCCGTCGCCCTCGCCCCCGCCGTCACCACGTGCGCTTGAGGGATTGTGGGGGGCGGCGCGGTGGAaccccttctcctccccttgCCCTCGGCACCGCTCCGGGGGGAACCCCACGGTGTTCAGGATACCGGCGTTGTGCTGCGACGGGTCCGCTCTGCCCGCGCCCGGATTGAGCGGGTCCAGGCTGCCCGCACCTGGATCCTGCCTGCACTTGGATCGACGGGACCCCGCACTGCCCGTACCCGGATTGCCCGGACTCGCGCTGCCCGCGCTGGGATCGCCCGCACCGCCTGGATCCCGGCTGCCTGCTCCCGCACCTTCCACATCCCGGCTGCTTCCACCTGCGCtgcccggggccgggccgcCCGCACTGCCTGGATCCCGGCTGCCTGCTCCTGCAATTCCCGGATCCCGGCTGCCTGCTCCTGCAATTCCCGGATCCCGGCTGCCGGGACCGGGCTGTCCGCACCCTCCTTGCGCGGCTCTCCGGGATCCCTGCTGCCCGCACCCTGTTCCCGGATCCCCACTCCCGCACCTGGATTACTCGCACCGCCCGGATCCCGCCTGGATTGCCCCATCCCGGCTCTTCCGGCTCCGACTCTCCCGCACCCCACGGCCCTCACCCGGCACCTCCCGGTTCCGTCCCGGCCCGGCTCCGGGCTGCCCGGGCTGCAGATCCCGGGAAGAATCCCGGCTTACCTGGATCCCAGGGCTCGGTCCGACCCGCCTGCCCTGCCGGGGCTGGCTGCTCCAGGATCGGGCCCCCTCCGGTCCCATCCTGCCCGGCTGCCCTGGGGCTGGACTCTCCAGGATCCGCGAGGGGACGGACGGATGGACGGACGGATGGACGGacggatggacggatggatggacggatggatgatggatggacggatggatggacggatggatggacggatggatgatggatggacggattgatgatggatggacggatggatggacggatggatggatggatggacggatggatggatggatggatggatggatggatggatggatggatggagctgctctggctcctcTCCTCGCTGGGCCTGGAGCCCTTGTTGCCCCCACCCCggccccgtgtcccccccccgtgtccccaagcACCGGCTCCCCGTGTTGGAGGTAAGAGGGCTCAGCCCCCTAAGCCGGGCTggcggggtggggggcagccctgagggTCCCCCCAGCtccggggggcggcggggagcgATGTCCCAGCAACAgcttttgggtttcttttcttgtttttgttttcttttttatttttttttttgtttttttttcagcagaaggGAAATTCTTTACagtaatacaggaaaaaaaaaaaaaagcaccccAGTATTTTGCTGAATACTTTTTATAATgtgagatatttttattttattttatttggtcaCTTTAAAACAACCACCCAACTATGGAGGAGAAAAATCAATTAGTcctctattttattatttttttttttctttctccttctggtATGTGCATGTCATTGCATgactgctctgatttttttcttcttttgttttaataaaactgTGCTCAGACATTTAAGCTAAACTAAGCAAAAATAATCatgacttaaaaagaaaaaaaaatctttgttgcCAAAAGGTCGTGCTATCCAGGTTTGATGTctgcatgtgaaaaaaaaaaccacaaaaaaacacattaaaaacgtacaaaaaataaagagaagaggaagaatgcAGTCTAATTTATGTGAActgaaaggaacaaaaaaaaaaaaaaacaaaccacaatcAGGTTTAACCACACAAACCTAAGGGAATGATATTTTTTGAAAGACTTTTGTATAAAGTTGAGtacttagagaaaaaaaaatcataccagATGTAATATATTTTGtggatgtttttatttcttggatTTATAGTACCTTATactaaggttaaaaaaaaattatgcttgATATTGTGAAAAGGTGATAATTTTCACACACATTTCATTTGCTCATTTGTCATGTTGTAATGCAAATATGATAGTTAATGCATACAgcatttttaagggaaaaaatcagaaatattgaACTGATGTATTGTTGTACCATTTGCACTGTGAGCAAATGCTAATGCAGTAAATATATTGTGTTTGCTGACAATCAAAATCTGTAGTAAATATCTTTATTTGCTTAAAAATGATCTATATTGGTtgggaaagttaaaaaaaaaggaaggttttAATGTGTAACGGGAGTGTAAAAAGGGTTGAAATGTGCAGGGAAGTGGGTGCTGTGTCTCTTTACGGACGACTTTGAAACCTGTctgtacagaattttttttcctagtgctgtatttccttaaatattatttttttatatgatttaaaaaaaaaataacccacttttttttttttcctcagcccccccccccccccccctccttcaGTTCTATCCACAGGACGGGCACATCAAGACCCAGCTGGGTGACCCCGAAGGCGACCGGTTCCATCCTCGTGTCCCCTCTTTCCTGGCATTTCTGGGGCACCCAACCGGGATTTCTGGGGCACCCAACCGGGATTTCTGGGGCACCCAACCTCTCCCCAAAACCCTTCCACATCCCTGCTTTGCCCTTGACCTCCCATCCCGTTTTTCCGTGCTCGCGCCACCGCCGCCTTGACCCCGTCACCATTTTGCCGGCGGCTTCCGCGGCCGCCGGGATAACTTTGGGCCACCAAAGAGGATCGCGCCGCTTCAGCCGGTAATGCTCCCGCGCCCTTCGCCAGTCGAATCACCcgcaagggatttttttttttttcccagcctggatCGCTCGGGATAAAAATAACCTAAAAATAACCCGGCGGGTTTCAGCGCTGGCGCTCGCACGGGCACGAGGAACGAGTGGGAGAAGGAGTTTTGGAGGCGCTTGGATGTTTGGAGTGGTGGTGTGTGGCGCTTGGAGCcttccccagggatggggatggagctCCCGGAGCTGGGATTGTGCTGGAGGATCCCAGACCAAGGGTCTGGGGGTGCCTTGGGATGGAGCGTGACCGGTTGAGTATCCCACAAGTGTCCTCCTTCCCAAGGCcttgctggcagtgctggtggctggCATTGGCACCGTGGTCTTTCCTGGTGATCCCAGGGTATGAAAGCGTTGGCAACTCTGTcagattttcctgctt of Cinclus cinclus chromosome 29, bCinCin1.1, whole genome shotgun sequence contains these proteins:
- the EGR3 gene encoding early growth response protein 3, which codes for MTGKLLEKLPGTMNTLMNQLPDNLYPEEIPNSLNIFSSTSDSVAHYNQMAADNVMDIGLANEKAGQELSSYSGTFQPAPGNKTVTYLGKFAFDSPSNWCQDNIISLMSAGILGVPPSSGALTSTQSSAGSMGPPQGEVDQMYPALPPYSSCSDLYPEPVSFHDPQSNPGLTYSPQDYQAAKPALDSNLFPMIPDYNLYHHPNDMGTITEHKPFQSLDPIRVNPPPITPLETIKAFKDKQIHPGFGGLPQPPLTLKPIRPRKYPNRPSKTPLHERPHACPAEGCDRRFSRSDELTRHLRIHTGHKPFQCRICMRSFSRSDHLTTHIRTHTGEKPFACEFCGRKFARSDERKRHAKIHLKQKEKKAEKGSGGQPPAAPPTATATTSPPVALAPAVTTCA